In Ornithodoros turicata isolate Travis unplaced genomic scaffold, ASM3712646v1 Chromosome58, whole genome shotgun sequence, a single genomic region encodes these proteins:
- the LOC135374443 gene encoding retinal-specific phospholipid-transporting ATPase ABCA4-like, which produces MFGRQLCVLLWKNIFLYKLRRNWLVTALEILTPLLLTCVHLYLHCQREAGLRSTSQDPSQVAQFPVKLVAPTAIGFPRVLAFVPPADDSDHGNSSRSESLLRAALPSYVRLIRFESEGDMVQNLTSAKGIYGLSDKYGIVFERLDNSALDYKLRYPSWQEFYTQQTVRSRLPQEKTPMWLSGILLPMLTWINLARAREAGATVPPIVFRTHQFPEPVATSMKGSNRRFIDTCIVYGFIVIAPVAVKRIAEEKSVGMKELLRITGVSDATYWLSMFLSGLLVMSMAGLLVTVLITFPIFCAPPVLPGSDFSLVLAMIILYSMFCDLFCLMISCIVKTPVYAVFATVCLWMLSYEVPLFFMDTPGSIEYTDLLFSDKIMVSIFPNMAFHWIFRIINFHEEFHNGAHWNNIHLPGTPYDNITMLNMVVAVALYGLLYAFSVWYLDNVWPWQYGIPKDMLFFLRPSYWRPRPDEGSVDSTEQTATDQSVAFEPVSTQANPGVVISRVSKVYGNTVAVRHVSLKAYPGDVTVLLGRNGAGKTTLLRLITGLEAPTEGSILVGGHSVVTDTDAARHSMGFCPQENILFHCMTVLEHMQFFARIRNAYGSGAQKEINTILVAFNLEEKRHTVASSLSWGQQRKLQLGVSIVGSPKIIVLDEPTAGADRECKESLWQCVLRFHEDKTMLLTTHSMEEADSLGDRIAVMASGRLRCCGSPLFLRNSYGTGYWIRLSLKNFSRIKALTQMVRSRLPRAVVMADNHQHVQIQVGNPETVKFIELLHAIHVNTEDLLVESFVVSAGALEDVLVKAEQCSEDTETSLAATPELPDCPCELVEASRACKGHLHALPRPSQQLRALLEKRTLHMRRDCRLPVLMLLLPLSVLTLFVFINQTHVSRMLTYGKAIEYNLKSVYGHTTVFYKADNESEAFASNQYAHTLETEQGALVQRLDVDPNEWLMEAARKSFRLYRRTYIIGAEFRMMNASELENNTEPIPGTPDTAPNQVLEVTAWHTGFSPHSAPVSLLEVTRAFFGNSSLRVINHPLPKENPHPSPDPLIVLITRLTCAVFIPVGLAFLAAAFVLFPTQERAHNAKLLQLLAGASSATFWGSAFLVDIVMHAVAGLALMLPFVFLDKHGLYSDSATLGSLYLLVLAYGCAMIPVAYIVSLFCDRPATGYVAIASINIVAGLVLCTSMTLLYYVPKLDGNNNASEATLDAALWMFRFIPSFALTWGFANCLHVSQETVMCRYMTRFDRLVFCGEGGNIASVPDQLNRFIECCPDKCRDCIEGQSCLSWAKMNSGRDLVLMLLLGAALLSFVTIWDSGLLRFPSWSSKETLGQNHADTVAMEEKRVQKLVDDDMINQVALVVCKLTKTYGTLEAVHGVSFVLRRHECFGLLGVNGAGKTSTFRMLACDLSPTSGNAYIEDGDLIYNRTKYQRRIGYCPQTDVELGLLTGRETLRLFARLRGIDELSMPHVVRQTLGFVELLDYADVKVANYSGGTKRKLTLAVAFIGNPRVVLLDEPTSAVDPPARRRIWKTLITARQHLDLALLLSSHCMRECEALCSRLAIMAEGRIACIGDTQRLKAAYGRGFGVLLRKSEGASDAALTEALGQLFPGAALRRHRDALLRFYVPLSHDHPLPWHEIFMRLEDLRSKTGVKDYLVADAGIAELFLHFARQHYEPTLSTVS; this is translated from the exons ATGTTCGGCAGACAGCTTTGCGTTTTATTGTGGAAGAATATTTTCCTGTACAAGCTTCGTCGAAACTGGCTTGTCACAGCACTAGAGATACTCACGCCTTTGCTACTGACCTGCGTTCACTTATACCTCCACTGCCAGAGGGAGGCTGGTCTTCGTTCAACGAGTCAGGACCCATCCCAGGTTGCTCAATTCCCTGTCAAGCTTGTGGCACCGACAGCCATCGGATTTCCTAGAGTGCTCGCATTCGTTCCCCCAGCGG ATGACTCTGATCATGGtaacagcagcagatcagaGTCTCTACTCCGCGCTGCTCTGCCGTCCTACGTGCGACTGATCAGGTTCGAAAGTGAAGGCGATATGGTACAAAACTTGACCAGCGCCAAAGGCATTTACGGTCTTTCCGACAAGTACGGCATCGTGTTTGAACGTCTCGACAACAGTGCGCTGGACTACAAACTGCGGTATCCTTCGTGGCAAGAGTTCTACACGCAACAAACGGTTCGCTCACGGCTTCCGCAAGAAAAG ACTCCAATGTGGTTATCAGGAATTCTTCTACCAATGCTCACATGGATCAACTTGGCCCGAGCCCGTGAAGCGGGCGCAACAGTTCCCCCAATAGTATTTCGAACTCACCAGTTTCCTGAGCCGGTTGCCACATCGATGAAGGGAAGCAATCGACGCTTCATCGATACCTGCATTGTATACGGCTTTATAGTGATAGCGCCCGTCGCCGTGAAGCGCATCGCCGAAGAGAAGTCTGTAGGGATGAAGGAGCTTTTACGGATCACAGGTGTCTCCGACGCCACGTACTGGCTCTCGATGTTCCTCAGTGGTTTGCTCGTCATGTCGATGGCTGGCCTCTTGGTCACCGTTCTCATCACGTTCCCAATTTTCTGTGCCCCGCCGGTGCTCCCTGGTAGTGACTTCTCCTTGGTCCTCGCCATGATAATACTGTACTCTATGTTCTGCGACCTGTTCTGCCTCATGATCAGTTGCATCGTAAAGACAC CTGTGTACGCGGTGTTTGCAACCGTTTGCCTGTGGATGCTGTCTTACGAAGTGCCGCTTTTCTTCATGGATACCCCTGGATCTATAGAATATACAGATCTCCTCTTCAGCGATAAGATAATGGTTTCAATTTTCCCCAACATGGCATTCCACTGGATTTTTCGAATTATAAACTTCCACGAAGAATTTC ATAATGGCGCCCATTGGAACAATATTCACCTTCCCGGTACACCATACGATAACATAACAATGCTGAACATGGTGGTTGCCGTGGCCCTGTACGGTCTTCTTTACGCCTTCTCCGTGTGGTACCTAGACAACGTGTGGCCCTGGCAGTACGGTATCCCGAAGGATATGTTGTTCTTTCTTCGA CCCAGCTACTGGCGCCCTCGTCCCGATGAAGGGAGCGTAGATTCAACTGAGCAGACGGCGACGGACCAAAGCGTAGCATTCGAGCCTGTCAGTACGCAAGCCAATCCCGGCGTTGTCATCTCAAGGGTGTCGAAG GTGTACGGCAACACTGTCGCTGTGAGGCACGTATCCCTAAAAGCGTACCCAGGCGACGTAACGGTGCTGTTGGGCCGCAATGGAGCCGGAAAAACGACGCTTCTGAGGCTTATCACGGGTCTGGAAGCCCCCACGGAAGGAAGTATCCTCGTCGGAGGCCATAGCGTCGTCACTGATACCGACGCTGCACGACATTCCATGGGATTTTGTCCGCAGGAGAACATTCTCTTCCACTGCATGACTGTGCTCGAGCACATGCAGTTCTTTGCCAGG ATTCGTAACGCGTATGGCTCCGGTGCCCAGAAGGAGATAAATACTATTCTTGTGGCGTTTAACCTGGAAGAGAAGCGTCATACCGTAGCCAGTTCACTATCTTGGGGACAGCAGCGGAAGCTTCAACTAGGCGTCAGCATTGTTGGAAGTCCTAAG ATAATAGTTCTGGATGAACCCACAGCCGGCGCCGACCGCGAATGCAAGGAATCTCTGTGGCAATGTGTCCTTCGCTTCCACGAAGATAAGACGATGCTTTTGACGACACACAGCATGGAGGAAGCTGACTCTTTAGGAGATCGCATCGCTGTGATGGCCAGTGGTCGGCTTCGATGCTGCGGGTCTCCCCTTTTCCTACGTAATTCTTACG GCACTGGGTACTGGATAAGGTTGTCATTAAAGAACTTTAGCCGCATCAAGGCTCTGACACAGATGGTGAGAAGTCGCTTGCCGCGTGCAGTGGTTATGGCGGACAACCACCAGCACGTACAGATTCAGGTCGGCAATCCCGAAACTGTGAAATTTATCGAACTGTTGCATGCGATCCACGTCAACACTGAAGACTTGCTCGTTGAGAGTTTCGTCGTTTCCGCTGGGGCACTGGAAGACGTTTTAGTCAA GGCGGAACAATGTTCAGAGGACACTGAAACATCCCTTGCGGCAACGCCAGAGCTCCCGGACTGTCCTTGCGAACTGGTAGAGGCGAGCCGTGCTTGCAAGGGACATTTGCATGCCCTACCACGTCCGTCGCAGCAACTACGTGCCCTGCTGGAGAAGAGGACACTGCACATGCGTCGGGACTGCAGGCTACCCGTTCTTATGTTATTGCTGCCACTTTCTGTGCTCACGCTCTTCGTTTTCATTAACCAG ACTCACGTGAGCCGCATGCTGACATATGGAAAGGCCATTGAGTACAACCTCAAGTCCGTTTACGGGCACACGACAGTGTTCTACAAGGCAGACAATGAGTCCGAAGCGTTCGCAAGCAACCAATACGCCCA TACCTTGGAGACGGAACAAGGTGCTCTGGTCCAGCGCCTTGATGTGGACCCCAATGAATGGCTCATGGAAGCGGCTCGCAAGTCCTTTCGCTTGTACAGGCGAACCTACATAATAGGTGCAGAGTTTCGAATGATGAACGCGTCCGAGCTGGAGAACAACACCGAGCCTATTCCCGGAACGCCGGACACAGCACCCAACCAAGTCCTCGAGGTGACAGCGTGGCACACGGGATTCTCCCCGCATTCCGCACCAGTGTCGCTTCTCGAGGTCACGCGAGCCTTCTTCGGAAATTCATCACTGCGCGTTATTAACCACCCATTGCCAAAG GAAAATCCACATCCTTCTCCAGACCCCCTCATCGTGCTAATCACTCGTCTGACGTGCGCGGTCTTCATCCCTGTGGGACTGGCTTTCTTGGCAGCtgcctttgtgctttttcctACCCAAGAGCGAGCACACAACGCCAAACTATTACAGCTTCTCGCGGGCGCCTCGTCGGCTACCTTCTGGGGTTCTGCGTTCCTGGTCGATATAGTAATGCACGCCGTGGCTGGACTGGCACTGATGCTGCCGTTTGTGTTCCTCGATAAGCACGGCCTCTACTCGGATTCTGCCACTCTAG GATCACTCTACCTGCTGGTGCTAGCGTACGGCTGTGCAATGATCCCCGTGGCTTACATAGTGTCACTGTTCTGCGATAGGCCAGCTACGGGATACGTCGCAATCGCCAGTATAAATATTGTTGCTG GTTTAGTATTATGCACTTCGATGACTCTTCTTTATTACGTGCCCAAACTGGACGGCAATAACAACGCTTCAGAAGCTACCTTGGACGCTGCCTTGTGGATGTTCCGTTTCATACCAAGTTTCGCACTCACCTGGGGCTTCGCTAACTGCCTCCATGTGTCGCAAGAGACTGTGATGTGCCGCTACATGACACGATTCGATCGTCTGGTCTTCTGCGGTGAAGGCGGTAATATCGCTTCAGTGCCCGACCAGCTGAACAGGTTCATCGAGTGCTGCCCCG ACAAATGCAGAGACTGCATTGAAGGCCAGTCATGCTTGAGCTGGGCGAAAATGAATAGTGGGCGTGACCTGGTACTCATGCTGCTTCTCGGAGCTGCCTTACTGTCTTTCGTGACGATATGGGACTCTGGATTGCTGCGCTTTCCTTCCTGGAGCAGCAAGGAGACTCTCGGGCAAAATCACGCAGACACCGTGGCCATGGAAGAGAAACGTGTCCAGAAACTGGTGGACGATGACATGATCAACCAG GTTGCTCTTGTGGTATGCAAGCTAACGAAGACATATGGTACGCTAGAAGCAGTTCACGGTGTGTCGTTTGTGCTGCGCCGGCACGAGTGCTTCGGCCTTCTCGGTGTGAATGGGGCTGGAAAAACCAGCACGTTTCGCATGCTTGCCTGTGACCTCTCACCCACCTCTGGAAACGCATACATCGAGGATGGGGACCTTATCTACAACCGCACTAAG TACCAGCGCAGAATCGGATACTGTCCCCAAACCGACGTGGAGCTGGGTCTCCTAACTGGTCGCGAGACGCTCCGTCTTTTTGCACGTCTGAGAGGTATCGACGAATTGTCCATGCCTCACGTGGTCCGACAGACTCTTGGCTTCGTGGAGCTTCTGGACTATGCTGACGTTAAAGTTGCCAACTACAG TGGGGGCACGAAACGGAAGCTGACATTAGCAGTAGCATTCATCGGAAATCCCCGGGTGGTTCTCCTAGATGAACCGACGTCAGCTGTTGACCCGCCGGCTCGTCGACGTATCTGGAAGACACTCATAACGGCCAGGCAGCACCTCGACCTTGCCCTTCTGCTGTCCTCACACTG CATGCGCGAATGTGAAGCCTTGTGTTCCCGCTTGGCAATCATGGCTGAAGGCCGCATCGCCTGCATCGGGGACACACAGAGACTGAAGGCTGCCTACGGACGAGGTTTCGGGGTCCTTCTACGCAAGAGCGAAGGCGCTTCAGACGCCGCTCTGACAGAGGCACTCGGTCAGCTGTTTCCTGGAGCTGCTCTCCGACGGCACCGCGATGCCTTGCTGCGCTTTTACGTGCCTTTGTCTCATGACCATCCATTGCCTTGGCACGAGATCTTTATGCGCTTGGAGGACTTGCGAAGCAAGACCGGCGTTAAGGATTACCTGGTTGCGGACGCCGGCATCGCAGAGCTATTCCTTCACTTCGCTAGGCAACATTATGAGCCCACGCTATCAACGGTGTCCTAG